cgtgatattagatgtcaatatccctATTTAATTCGTCATCTAcgaataaatatttgattgtCATATTAAAGACAATTtcactgaaaaaaaaatcaataagaaAGTAGAAACTATTTCTCAACTCATAATTTTTTCAGaagatttctaaaattgtGAGACGAActaaaaatactctctccgtcccacatttggcgtcacttattgttatgactcggattttaagaaagagttgaagtgtgtaataaatgaagtgagatggtggagtgtgtaataaatgaagtgagatgatagagttggttgaaggtaggtccttttgacttttgatttttgttttgatttattttaacgtagataatgacatttttatgtaattttgacgAAGAATGgagtaaaattgtatgaccaaatataaaaaattctaaaaatgactcttaaactgaaacaaacttttatggtaaaaagtgactcttaatctgaGACCGTAAACCCTAAGGGAGTACTGTCCAATTGATAAAAAGTAGTACAGTAGTACAATACAATATAAAAcccaaaaaacaaataaataaaaacaaaaataaatatctgaAAACCCAATCATCGTTTCCATAGAATCCAACGCTACCtagaaaaaaggaataaaataattccaatccatttttccaaacaaaaaaaaccaaCCCAATCCCCACCAACTACACGAAATCAAACTCTGCAAATTCCcccaaaaaacaacaaaaaaccCCCCAAATTCCTCCTCCATCTGCAACGATGATGCACATGACCTTCTACTGGGGCCGAAGCGTCACCATCCTCTTCGATTCCTGGCAGACCAATTCCTGGCCGGGCTACTTCCTCTCTCTCCTCGCCCTCTTCCTCTTCGCCGCCTTCTACCAGTACATGGAGGAGCGCCGCCTCCGATTGAAGCTCCTCTCCGCCGCCAAGCCCCCTCCTTCCTCCGCCGCCGAGGCTCCTCTCCTCAGCAAGCTCGGCGGCCGCCGCTGGGGGCCCTACCAGGTCGCCGGAGCGGTCCTGTTCGGGGTCAATTCGGCGATCGGGTACTGCCTGATGCTGGCGGTGATGTCGTTCAACGCCGGCGTGCTCGTCGCGGTGGTGGTCGGGCTCGCCGCCGGATACCTGGCGTTCCGCGGCGGCGATGAGGAAGTGGTGGTGGTCGACAACCCCTGCGCCTGCGCTTGATCTGGATTTGGTGGTGTTGGAATCGATTGAGATCGGATCGGCTCTGATTGATTTGGTCTTTTTTTGGATTTCGTTTGTATTTGGCGATTTGGGGATTAGGGTTTCGAGATTGTATCCTTTAATTTATCACGTGTTTCTTAATTTGAAGAAATCTGAATTTAGTTTGGATCTGTGTAATCATGGAGTAATTTGTATGGGgaaattgtgtatgatttttATGCATAACTTATGATACCATTATATTGTTGgagaaaatgaattttaaatatgtgcTTCACACTATATTATTTTCGGGTAAATTGTGCAATTGTTCAAGATTAACTTGTCTATTgttcaaaaatcaattgatCCCAAACTATTCGAGATTGATCCTGTGAGGTGAATGAATACTGCGTCGCAATTTCTTAGCCTTAGCTATCCGAGTTAAGTATTAGTCTCTATCGCTCtgatcaaaattaaatcaatctaaaattatttgagaTCAATCTAGTGAAGGAATGACGTTATCGATTGTCCTCTATGGATTAAGCAATATGCTCTATCTATCCATCTTCTTAATATGGACTATGGAGTACATGGAATTCAATCTTATTTGATATGTACATCAGtcttatttctaaattataataaaagtatttaagTAAACTCAAATTATCAACttctataaaagaaaaatcagtGTCAATTTTACGATCTCTGAAATTTCAACGTCGCTCTCTAGATTTCAGGGCCTAAAAGATAGAtgtatgatattttctaataCAAAGTCAATAGTTatttaagtaaatatttttattacttaatacatttttttactattaattactaaatGGTACTCTATATTTCGCTCGGCAGGAgtttcattttactattttggtcaGTCCACAATAGAGTTGGCGAATTTGAAAACTCAGAGTTCAACAGAAAAAAGCAACTCCTACAACGGTGGGAGGAGCCTCTTCACGGTGGCGCTGCTGTTCGAGCTTTAGAGCATAGCAGGGAGGCCTCACGTTGAGCATAGGTTAGTTTGATTAGCCACAAGTAGTAGCATATGCATTTATTTGTGTTGTGAAAAAATGATGGTGGGAGTTGTGGTTGTATTAAAAAAGTGGACGTCTTATGAGGCATAGATTTactaaagtaaaataataaaaaagttgcATTAGCAATTTATACCAATAAAATATAGTGAAGCTAGTTGAATTGAGACGAATCAATATGCCTCGACAGCTCATATTCTCATTTCCTTTTCAGTGATGTTTCTTTTTAGCATTCTAATATACGATCACATAATTACCtttctaaataatttatttagacaACCAACCCACTTGAATCCATATTAACCTACCCCCTTTTTTTCCaatcaattctaattttatgcCAACTAAATCCATGTTATTGCATTCAAGTCCACACACAAATATCATAGTACACCATTTCGTCTTGTAATTGCAAAGCTAGAGATTttggagtagtaaataattgctttgaaaaattaaatagaattgtgtattataattgttatttGGTTGGATACATAAAAcccaatatttataatttcgtGAAGAATTAATCTCGAATAATCCCGAACTAAttcaatttctaaaaaaatttaatcttttgcAACGGACAACCCTTTCTAAAATTAACGGTgtgcaaaaataatttttttgaaatggtAGAAATTAGGATATATAGTATCTGGACTTTAGgccaataattaaattgaccACACACACATTAAGCAATTTGCAATAAATTATGCAGCTGTGACCTATTTATGGTTGGAAAGGAAAGTggttaaaatattaatgtctGTCAATTTATGGAACTCACTCTCTTTTTCTCGTGACATTGAATTCTATAACTACTAGAAAAATTTCAACGACACAGCAATTATTATTTGCTTACAAAAATTCCTCAGCTCAAATcccatttttcttcaatttttccGGCATCAAATGGTGGTCTCTTGTTTCAGCGTCATCTCCCTCGTCGGCGGCTTCCTCCGCCGCTCCATCACGGCGGCGGGCCTTTCCTCTCAGACGGCCGACATCGACGGCGACACCGCCATCCACTACTGGGGCCCGCCCGCCCCCACCGCCAAGCCGAAGCTCGTCCTGGTCCACGGCTTCGGCCCGGCTAGCATCTGGCAGTGGCGGCACCAGGCCGGCTTCTTCGCCAAAGAATACGACGTCTACATCCCCGACCTCGTATTCTTTGGCGAATCCTACACGCGGTCTCCCGCCCGCTCCGAGGTTTTCCAGGCCACCTGTCTTGCCAGACTGATGGAAAACCTCGGAATCACCAGGTCAAaaaagtcaatttttttagtaaaaagtcaataataattaaataatctagTACATGCtacatttgattattttgatgatatattaTTAAGTGTTGTGGATTTTATAGGTACTCGGTTGTGGGGACCAGCTACGGCGGGTTCGTGGCGTACCGGATGGCCGAGATGTGGCCGGAGAGGGTGGAGAAGGTCGTGATCGCGAGCTCCGCTGTGAACATGAGGCGGAGCGACAATGTGCGGCTGTTGAAGCAAGCCGGCGTGGACAAAATCGAGGATTTGTTGCTTCCGGTCACAGCCGGTCAGCTGCGGTCGTCGATCCGATTCGTCGTCTCCCGGGCCCCGCCCTACATGCCCGACTTCGTCCTCAATGATTATATTGATGTAAGTTGACCTTTTAGTACGACATCTTATATTGCATTTCGATGTTTTGTGTCATatgtttattcaattttaagggaaattgaataaaattagcCATAGTAATTTgtcatcatttaattttctactataacattaatttataatctatgTTTTCAGAAATTGTATTCTGAAAACAGAAGAGAGAAGCTGGAGCTTTtgaaagagttgaatattGGTAAAAATGAGACTGTAACCTTATCTCCCCTGTCACAGGTTAGTATATtctaatatacaaattattgaaatggatttacatatattcaaataaattgtttttttaaatatcgaAAATTCAGGAAGTATTGATTGTGTGGGGAGAAAATGACCAGATATTTCAGCTGGAGAGAGGAGAGGAACTCAAGAAGTATGTATTCATTCAATAATATTCATTGTCACATTTATTTAATGTTCACATGAAATATTTAAggccatatttttataatgtgaTTATTAATATTGCAGGTTGCTAGGAGAGAAGGCCAGATTACAAGTCATAAAAAAGGGATCACACATTCCTCAACTGGAACACCCAACCCAATTCAACAATATTCTCAAGAATTTCTTACATGGGTTGTCATAGATCTCCCTAAAGTTATAGTAATTGTGTTATTAGTTTGAGAATGAACTAAATATAAAAGATTATTGTGGTTTTCCATATTGGATGAGATTGAGCCTTATAAAGGttgtttatttgaataaataaagttatCAGTTCAATCATAGTTCATACATTTGATAATTTCATAGTACTGATAAAACTCAAAAGTAATTCTTTGATTATTAAACCCAAATAGTTGACATATTTATCATTTCctccaattaaataagtataCTGTATGCATACTGCTACAATACTACCACAAGTTGCAAGGAGAgacaatattaaataattccaCCGGCATAAATACACCTTATTtgtatactataattttaacaatatttaatgaaatttgtaaaaaCCAACTTGCTACATTGCTTTCTAGAATCATACGTCAGTTTATAAAAAATCTTAATGTTTCAAACTAAATTGTTTGACTACAACATAATTAATGTACATAATTTAGTACTCCTAGTACTAAAATTCCTCCGCAGttcaaatcatattttttttcaattttacacAACCAAATCATCGATAATGATCACCTCCTGTTTCAGTGTCATATCTATCGCCGGCTTTTTCCTCCGCCGCTCCATCACGGCGGCGGGCCTCTCCTCCCAGACGGCAGACATCGACGGCGACACCACCATCCACTATTGGGGCCCACCCGCCCCCACCGCCAAGCCGAAGCTCGTCCTCATCCACGGCTTCGGGACGAGCTTCGGCCCGGCGAGCATCTGGCAGTGGCGACAACAAGCCGCTTTCTTCGCTAAATAAATACGACGTCTGACCTCGTATTCTTCAGCGAATCCTACACCCAGTCCCCCATTCGCTCCGAGGTTTTCCAGGCCACCTGTTTGGCCAGTTTGATGGAAAATCTCGGAGTCATGAGgtaaaaaaagtcaaaataaaagtcaatttttttaaataataataaaataatttcgtAGACGATAAGACTAATTATGatggattataatttataggtACTCGGTTGTGGGGGTCAGCTACGGCGGATTCGTGGCGTACTGGATGGCGGAGATGTGGCCGGAGAGGGTGGAGAAGGTCGTGATCGCTTGCTCGGCTGTGAACATGCGGCCGAGCGACAATGACCGGCTACTTAAGCAATCGGGTGTGGACGAAATCGAGGATCTGTTCCTCCCCGTCACGGCCAGTCAGCTAAGGTCGTCCCTCCGATTCGTGGTCTCCCGGCCTTCGCCTTACATGCCCGACTTCGTGCTCAATGATTATATTGATGTAAGTCGATCTTTTAGTGTGACATcttatatactatattgcaTTTTGATGTATCGGGTCATATTCTTTTCGAAATCtaatatccaaattaaaaaaattaaaatggaatgtcacaaaataaaagaagtgtaatgaatttatgattataaGGATTAAGtcttgaaatgaaatttgtaacTAACATTAGCCAAAGAGtttttaacattaatttaCTATCGGTATTTCagaaattttattctaaaaataggaaagagAAGCTGGAGCTTTTGAAAGAGTTTaataatggaaaaaatgagactGTAACCTTATCTCCCCTTTCACAGGTATGTGACAAATTATTGAATTGGACTTACATATGTTCAATTCATTTTGTCAACTAATTTCTTGAACGAtgtgtattttaaaaaaattactcctattattgAAAATTCAGGATGTATTGATTGTGTGGGGAGAAAATGACCAGATTTTTTTGCTGGAGAGAGGAGAGGAACTCAAGAGGTATTATGTATTCATTCAATATTTCAttgttacatttattttatttccacaCGAAATAATTAATGCCATGTTTCtttaaaatgtgattattAATACATAGATTATTGCAGGTTGCTTGGACAGAAGGCCAAATTACAAGTCATAAAAAAAGGATCACATATTCTTCAACTAGAACAACCAAGCCAATTCAACAATATTGTCAATAATTTCTTACTTGGGTTGTAATAGATTTGACATCAAGgtagttgtttatgcgtaaagtatgattaaatttctctagttataaaatataaatatggtGTTCGACTTGATGGATTGGATAAGATTGAGTCTTCTTATAACATTGTTTATTtcgataaataaaattcaatactTAATCTCAGGATAATATTATGTACGATTAGTCTTAGCTTTTTCACGTGACAATATTAATCTCGAATAATCTCATGTAAATTCAATTTACGGCAATCTCGGGATGACAAAGTCTACCCGTATTGCAATTGACCAAAATGAGAGCTTAACCTTCTCACCCCTTTCACAAGTAGTAGTACTCTATAAATACTTTTCTGATTTTCtcatactatatttttgtttattatttttgaagaatTAGTCGTTCAGGTActacatatactactatagtCATAATTATAGTGCCACTTGATAGTCCATATTACATAATGATAACTACGTTTCTTGttaccaaaattaaataaccatTATAGTAACAAAAGTCTTATTTGGACTACTTCGTCAAGATTTTAGAATTAGCTAGTACTAATTAGGAAGTAACTTTGACATCCCATCACATTAAAATGCAGCAAAATATTTCTGATTGAATTGCTTCAAATTTACATTGATCCAAatatttccttattttgtcattttttcatcTTCACCAACTTCTTGAATTGATATGTAAGTTTGTTCGGAAATTCAAGAAGTGTTGATTATGTGGGGTGAGAAAATGACTAGATATTTCTAAGGTAGGAAGCAAATGAAGTATGTATTCACTCAAAAGAATTGGTTCGCATCTTTACATATAGGGACTATGAGAGAGACGAGtaatgagagagaaggaaTTAGAGAATGTGCAAGGGAAGCTAATCGACGTTGAAACAATTGGCAACATCGGGCAAGTAGCAGTGTCGTTGGCAATATAAGTTGTGTGAGACAGAGATAAATGAGAGATATGcagtaataaataaagtgagatAGAACGACACAAGATAAAACAACTACTATGGTTATGAAGACGCCACAAgtagaggtgcccacggtaTTAGAAATtgccgaaccggaaccgaaccgcgagGGTGTTTCGCGGTTCCGACTTGGTTTTACGGTTTTCTGGCAATTTTTCgtggttccggtttggaaccggcGGTCCcggcacggtttcggttcgaatttttttgaacctgaaccgaatcacggttcaaaaatcgacGATTTCGGTTCGTgtaaattctcacggtttcggttcaaaATCGTAACCGATGGTTACGGTTACGGTTCcggttttaaccgccggttcagtaaaccttgggcaggtctaGCCACAAGTGTATTGCCAAATGAATATGCAAAATACAAACTTAGAGATTTGAACCGACTCTAACTCAAAGAGAGAGATTTATCTCAAGTAGAAACTTAGAGACTCGAACCAATTCTAATTTgcaactactccctccgttccatagtaatgaagACGTTTCGtttcggcacgaagattaagaaaaattgtgttaggcgAGTTAAGtgaatggagaataaagtgaaaaatgaaaaaggtagagagatgaagagagaaaaaagtaagagagattaaagtaggtgt
The genomic region above belongs to Salvia hispanica cultivar TCC Black 2014 chromosome 3, UniMelb_Shisp_WGS_1.0, whole genome shotgun sequence and contains:
- the LOC125212726 gene encoding 2-hydroxymuconate semialdehyde hydrolase-like, whose product is MVVSCFSVISLVGGFLRRSITAAGLSSQTADIDGDTAIHYWGPPAPTAKPKLVLVHGFGPASIWQWRHQAGFFAKEYDVYIPDLVFFGESYTRSPARSEVFQATCLARLMENLGITRYSVVGTSYGGFVAYRMAEMWPERVEKVVIASSAVNMRRSDNVRLLKQAGVDKIEDLLLPVTAGQLRSSIRFVVSRAPPYMPDFVLNDYIDKLYSENRREKLELLKELNIGKNETVTLSPLSQEVLIVWGENDQIFQLERGEELKKLLGEKARLQVIKKGSHIPQLEHPTQFNNILKNFLHGLS
- the LOC125217033 gene encoding copper transporter 5.1-like, with amino-acid sequence MMHMTFYWGRSVTILFDSWQTNSWPGYFLSLLALFLFAAFYQYMEERRLRLKLLSAAKPPPSSAAEAPLLSKLGGRRWGPYQVAGAVLFGVNSAIGYCLMLAVMSFNAGVLVAVVVGLAAGYLAFRGGDEEVVVVDNPCACA
- the LOC125210912 gene encoding LOW QUALITY PROTEIN: uncharacterized protein LOC125210912 (The sequence of the model RefSeq protein was modified relative to this genomic sequence to represent the inferred CDS: inserted 1 base in 1 codon; substituted 1 base at 1 genomic stop codon), producing the protein MITSCFSVISIAGFFLRRSITAAGLSSQTADIDGDTTIHYWGPPAPTAKPKLVLIHGFGTSFGPASIWQWRQQAAFFAKXIXTSDLVFFSESYTQSPIRSEVFQATCLASLMENLGVMRYSVVGVSYGGFVAYWMAEMWPERVEKVVIACSAVNMRPSDNDRLLKQSGVDEIEDLFLPVTASQLRSSLRFVVSRPSPYMPDFVLNDYIDKFYSKNRKEKLELLKEFNNGKNETVTLSPLSQDVLIVWGENDQIFLLERGEELKRLLGQKAKLQVIKKGSHILQLEQPSQFNNIVNNFLLGL